One window from the genome of Pogoniulus pusillus isolate bPogPus1 chromosome 7, bPogPus1.pri, whole genome shotgun sequence encodes:
- the MRPL19 gene encoding large ribosomal subunit protein bL19m translates to MAAACGRLLRRSLAAARPSPSAGCFSSSSYRISSDGKPGKFQPPPKPIIIDKQKQKERRFLSPEFIPPRGRTDPLKFYIERKDMIQRRKAFNIPEFYVGSILAVTTANPYASEKVSRFVGICIQRGGKGLGATFVLRNVIENQGVEMRYELYNPRIQAIEVLKLEKRLDDNLMYLRDALPEYSTFDVNMKPVPHLDHEEIPVNKLQVRMKPKPWSKRWERPKFNIKGIKFELPEKTMKEAQKWSQPWLEFDMLREYDTSKIEEKIWKEVSEELKK, encoded by the exons ATGGCAGCCGCCTGCGGGAGGCTGTTGCGGCGGAGTCTCGCCGCTGCCCGGCCCTCCCCCTCCGCCG GGTGCTTTTCTTCCTCAAGCTATCGAATTAGCAGCGATGGGAAGCCAGGAAAATTCCAGCCGCCTCCGAAGCCCATCATTATCgacaagcagaagcagaaggagaggag GTTCTTGAGCCCTGAATTTATACCTCCCAGAGGGAGAACTGATCCTCTTAAATTTTACATAGAAAGAAAGGATATGATACAGAGACGGAAAGCCTTCAACATCCCAGAGTTCTATGTTG GCAGTATCCTCGCTGTCACCACTGCCAACCCCTATGCCAGTGAGAAGGTGAGCCGCTTTGTGGGCATCTGCAttcagagaggaggaaaaggacttggtgcTACCTTTGTCCTTCGGAATGTTATAGAAAACCAAG GTGTGGAAATGCGTTATGAACTGTACAATCCTCGAATCCAGGCAATCGAGGTTCTGAAGCtggaaaagaggctggatgacaACCTGATGTACCTGCGAGATGCCCTCCCTGAGTATAGTACTTTTGATGTGAACATGAAACCTGTGCCTCATTTAGACCACGAAGAGATCCCTGTGAACAAG CTGCAGGTACGAATGAAACCTAAACCATGGTCAAAACGGTGGGAAAGGCCAAAATTCAATATAAAAGGAATAAAGTTTGAGCTACCTGAAAAGACAATGAAAGAAGCACAGAAGTGGAGCCAGCCATGGTTGGAGTTTGATATGCTGCGAGAATATGATACTTCAAAAATAGAAGAGAAAATTTGGAAAGAAGTGAGTGAAGAGCTTAAAAAATAA